ACCAAAAAGTCTTCAAGAACAAGTTGCCTGGAATACACAAACTCAGGCACCCATACCTATTCTAAGGTATATTGATTTTGACAGAAGGGTTAAACATCCTTAATTCTAACTGTTTGAAACAACTGAAATCAACTGAAGGTAAGAGAAGACAGGTAAACATATTGTAGAAAAACTGGAGATAGAAAGCAAATGTATCCAACACCTTTTTTCGTTGTTGATTACAATAAGCACTGACACTTTTGTCTAGGACTTGAGTTTAAAAACCAGAAgttataataaataaattctcCCCTCTCAAAATATTATTTTCAACACAAAACTggaggaagacaaaaaaaaacccctcttcatCCGTAAGTCAAATGAAAAATGTATGAAGCAAATACATTACAGTAAAAAGCTGATCTGCCGTTACAAAGCAAGCAAGCCAAAACAAATATATTGAGGGAATAAGTATATTAAAAACtaatggtttggatccagccaaAGATTTCACTATGTCTTGCCCAATTTCCCTCATTATTACAGTCTTCATCCACGGGAATGCCCCCAGTCTTCAACCATGCTGGTCCTATGATCCCCCGGTACAGCCTTTTTTGGTGATGGAATGCCCTCCTCCTTTTCTACTAGTAAAAAAGTTGTTTAGATTCAACCTACTCAAATGAAAAGGTTACCCTTAACAGAATAATAGAGAAATTGGACTATAAGTATGCAAACACACTCCTTCAGACTTAGAGtgctgctttcacacatcctgaataatgcactttcaatcaactttcagtgcactttaacaattgtttgcaagtggattttgtcacttaacacagtaaaatccagctgcagagtgcattgaaagtggattgaaaatgcattatttggcatgtgtgaaagcaccctatatTCTTTCAAATGCACAAAACCTAGCTACAGCTTTTCTGAAAGCTACCTTTACCTCCCTGTTTCTCAGGCTGTATATCAAGGGGTTGAACAAAGGGGTCAGGATTGTGTAGAAAAGAGAGAAGACTTTGTTGAAGTCTTGCAGGGCCTCTGTCTCAGGAAACATGTAAACCAGTATTATGGTCCCATAGAAAATGGACACCACAATGAGGTGAGAAGAGCAGGTCGAAAAGGCCTTCTGTCTCCCAGAGGTGGATGGGATTCTCACTATGGCAGATATGATGTAGCCATATGATGTCAGGGTCAACAAAcatgggaggagggagaacaGAACAGTTAGGAAGAACGATAAAAGTTTAATGGTATGTGTGTCACTGCAAGAAAGATTTAAGAATGGATTAAAATCACAAAAGAAatggttgatttcagtgggaccaCAGAAAGTCAGTTGGTGCAGTAAATATATAGTTATGTTAGTAGCCAAGGAACCGCACACCCAAgatccagctactagctggaggcaCACCTTACCATTCATAAGTACCATATAAAGTAAAGGTTTACATATTGCCAGATACCTATCGTAAGACATCACTGCTAGGAGATAAAATTCGGAAACTGCCAAGAAACCAAAAAAGTAATACTGTGTCAGGCAACCAGTGACAGAAATGGTTCCTTGACCCCCATGAAACAGATTAGCCAGCATCACCGGAAGGATAGTGGAGctgtagcagatctccagacagGACAAGTTCACCAAGAAGAAGTACATGGGCGTGTGAAGGTGGTAGTCAACCACTACCAGCACCACAATGAGGATGTTCCCCACCATGGTCACAATGTAGATCACTAAGAAGAGCAGAAACAGAAGCCACTGCAGATCCCCAAGATCCCCAAAGCCCAGCAGAAGGAATTCTGTGACAgttgtttcattttcttcttctgcttttccCATGGTGGCAGCTCAAACCTGCAAAGGCCAAATAAAATTGCCCTTTAGTGTGGTAAAAAACACTTTATGTAAAGATCTGGCACTGAAGGAGAGGGTGGCAGATAAAGGATTACAGATGTTAGGAAGTACCATAGCACAATCTTAGACATTGTGGATTGGATCAAGTTCGCTTTTTCACTCAGCCTCATTTCATTATCCTGCGTACTTCAGACCCTAACCCACACAGTTTTTATTCATGCACACCCTATGAACCCAAGGCAGACTTGGCCCTTTTTGGGCCTCAAATGCCCCTTTTGGGCAAATCTTTTATGCCAGCAAAGAACCtgcttggatccaaccctgtggcATTTATGCAGATGATCATCAGGCAGCAAATGCTGAAAAGGAACACCAACAAAAAGGGAACTCAACCAGAGTACTGATTCCAAACTGAAGAGttggagctgaaaaatgctaaaatatataaattttaataaggtgcacattcaagttaaaaacataaggcctctagcataggcaagactttcacattcaatgtatacaaacatgaacacctgcgatggacaatcttacattgaccaaagtaggatacaAAAAAGGAccaaatgcctgccacagctgctggcgaaatgtcaggaaagaaaataccaagaccacggttacacagcccggataacctacaagaaccaatgaactctgaccatgaaagccttcgacaatatgctgAAAAGGACCTTTCTCTGTTCTAACTGGTTCTTATTTCTGTGTTCAATCCATAACTAGTAACACATGTCCTGGGATTTGCTGGGGGATTGCTAGTTATCTCCACCAAGTGTTTCTGAATAATCAGGATGTGGAAATGTTGGCAATACTTGTTCAAAACGTCCAGGTTAGCCAACCATGATAATGTATTCTTAAATGAACCCTAGAATGAATGAAGGATTCtgaatttatattccacctttcatTCTAAATTCCCAAGGAGGCAAATAACAGActaaacaacaatttaaaaaaacacacaacttaaGACACAAAAGGTGAAAACGTATCACACGTTTATGATAAAAGCGCTAAAAAATAGCAACTTCATCCAATCACGCTCCCAGAGTTGACTGAATATTTGTGAACCTTGCTGTGGTTAAAACTCCATGGGAAATCCTCTCATGCCCAGCTTTGAAAGAAAATAAGTCTCCTTACTGTCCCTTCCTGGTTACTCACTGCATATTAAGAAGTGGTCACAGTGCTGGATTTCCTTACTTGCCTCCATGCTTCTGTTCCGGACACagtccccttctttttttctcatcAGGACCTCCATTCTTCCTGGTAGTGTGTTCTCGTTTCAGCTGTGTTTCCACCTTATATAAGTCATCTGGATGATTCTCTCACCACtccattttttccctcccttcccacagGAAAAAAGATCACAGTCTGATTTGAAGTGGCTTCTCTAGTACACATTCTAGTGATACGTTTGGGTTTTGAGGTAATGCAAAGCAATTATAAGATGATAAACAACAGTTATACCTTCTGGCTCCAGGGAATATCATACGAAGGAGAGGCAAATACAAGATAACAACCCCTCCTTAATAAGAGCCACAAACAGATAATGGAATCCAAAGATTCACCCTATGATTGCTTTCCCACCAATTTGTATTCAGAAGTCTGTAGCCATGTTGAtttatagcagtagaaaaaagcgaGAATCCTGTCaaagactaatgaaatttctggcagggtatgaggtttcgctcataccctaccagagattttgttagtctttaaggttctactggactcttgcttttttctacagtAGGTCAGTTTGAGAGCGGTCACCCAGTGATTATCCCAGCAGAGTGGGAATGTGAAGCCAGGCCTGCTGGTCTAAATGGGACATTTCTACTGCTACACTGAAAAGTCTTTAACAGCATGTATCATAGAATACACAAACTCACATCCCCCTCAACTTATAATATATATAGTTCAATGTCCCTTGATTTTGATGGAGGGGTGAAACATCCTTAACTCTAACTTTCTGTAACAACTGAAATCAACTGAAGTTAGCTAAGAGAAGACTGGTAAAAATGTTGTAGAAAAACTGTTGACAAAAATGTATCCAATaaccttttattttattacaatAGGCATTGTCACTAGGACTTAGAATGAAAAAGCAAAAGTTACAATGGAAAAATTCTCCCCTCTTGGCCAGCTCAATTCATTACATATCATGACCTTTTAAAGTGGGATCACAATAAATGTTTGTTAAAAGATTATGATGAAGTCAAGGACCatttgacctggtttcaatatcatcagataaattCTGTCTTTACtcaggatttgaaaacaggatttcttaaaaataaatcaacctttCAAAAActcttactggatacaaatgatcatctaatATCCAAAATGTACAAGTTATtgctagaactttattgtgaacaagaccaaataaaacccactatgattagCTGTGCACAGATGCTAGGCCATGATATACTattgaataaatgggaaagactttggtcacgagaCATGAAACTCATACTTTCTCAATCActaagggaaaatatctacaaaatgatatATAGATGGTATCTAGCACCTAAAAAACTGGCAAAGACCTACAAATCAATGTCCCCGAAGTGCTGGAAGTATAACAAtgaaataggttcatttcatcatatgtggtggacttgtgataaagcaaaaaacgtttgggacatgatctacaatgaaataaggttaattatacaaaataatgtacctaaaacacctgaggtGATGTTACTAAGCATGATACCTGActctattttaactcagagatcattttttatatatgccaccacagctgcaagattaaTTTAttcagctaaatggaagacaatggaaattccagacaaaagagactggatacaaaagatgttagaaatggtggaaatggcaaaacttaccgcattgataaatcaaaaagacaatgcacaatttatgggtgaatgggaggcatggagggtttactgtgaaactgaaattcaaatggggaaacttaaaggttactcattgatctaatccacttTCTAAAGATATTGTTGTAAAAAAATGATGCATTAATTCTGTTTTTTAGTTTTAAATAACTTCTTTATTACTACGTATAAATTTAATAATCAAAATTCTTAATTGATATATTGGGTTTAAAAGAATGAAATAAGCATCTCTGGTTTGAATACATTGTAATTATAGTGGAACTGATATTGAACAAAGAAACTATATTTAAATATAcaaaacaatattaggattagaattttaatacaaaagagcaaatagatttataaaaagatggagggagatgaaggggaagtttttacTCTTTATTTAATAACaaggatgtattttcaacaataacacactggttttttttcttttttattgataaactgtataaattgttaaaatgtttgattaTAATattgtggaaaataataaaaattgttttttttttaaaaaagaaaaattctcCCCTCTCGAAATATAAATTTCAACACAGAACCAGAAGCAGACAAAGAACCTTTTGGCCTATAGGTTAAATGAATCATTTACGAAGCAAAATATATTACAGGGCAAAGCTGATTCTCCATtacaaagcaagcaaacaaaaacaaatacttCGTGGGAATACATCGGGcggggtagccgcgttagtctgtctgtagcattagaaaagagcaaacgtccaggagcaccttaaagagtgACAAAATCttcggcagggtatgagctttcgtgagtcacagctcgcttcttcagacaaagctaga
This genomic window from Euleptes europaea isolate rEulEur1 chromosome 18, rEulEur1.hap1, whole genome shotgun sequence contains:
- the LOC130490082 gene encoding olfactory receptor 11L1-like; the encoded protein is MGKAEEENETTVTEFLLLGFGDLGDLQWLLFLLFLVIYIVTMVGNILIVVLVVVDYHLHTPMYFFLVNLSCLEICYSSTILPVMLANLFHGGQGTISVTGCLTQYYFFGFLAVSEFYLLAVMSYDRYLAICKPLLYMVLMNGKVCLQLVAGSWVCGSLATNITIYLLHQLTFCGPTEINHFFCDFNPFLNLSCSDTHTIKLLSFFLTVLFSLLPCLLTLTSYGYIISAIVRIPSTSGRQKAFSTCSSHLIVVSIFYGTIILVYMFPETEALQDFNKVFSLFYTILTPLFNPLIYSLRNREVKVAFRKAVARFCAFERI